A single genomic interval of Oryza sativa Japonica Group chromosome 7, ASM3414082v1 harbors:
- the LOC4344331 gene encoding protein ETHYLENE-INSENSITIVE 3-like 2: MMGAAVTMVDRRMAFAAEADVDSKAAFGFFGGECFVGEGDLVNPAPPPPQQQQVHEGGFAAEDESDGDDDDDDDDDVDDIEELERRMWRDRVRHKRLKELQQSRAGRESRAGDAGGGGRQQRQSQEQARRKKMSRAQDGILKYMLKMMEVCNAQGFVYGIIPEKGKPVSGASDNLRSWWKEKVRFDRNGPAAIAKYQADNAVPGCDGDAGGAAPAGPHSLHELQDTTLGSLLSALMQHCDPPQRRFPLEKGVPPPWWPEGSEAWWPEAGVPKELGPPPYKKPHDLKKAWKVAVLTAVIKHMSPDVDKVRRLVRQSKCLQDKMTAKEIVTWLAVLKQEEDLYLKLHPGALPPPLSAASFNASVSGEYDVEGVDGDEAGNNNLQKAQNDATAFMDLTTTMDAALSNNKFLIMPLMKEEAIDVDFIQKRSEPELMLSSDSHARVYTCGNVQCPHSNYALGFLDRNERNAHQYACKHNAAAAAAESKPPPPHIFEPLGSFDFDLPVDGQRCLAGLMTMYDNDVAAATQMHHHHHQQQQANFFIRDDAPFGGDVAATAAAAPEFRFSSNFNVTGGGAVDYGGAMQQPPAKYAGSNWFY; this comes from the coding sequence ATGATGGGAGCAGCGGTGACCATGGTGGATCGGCGCATGGCGTTCGCGGCGGAGGCCGACGTTGATAGCAAGGCCGCCTTTGGATTCTTCGGAGGCGAgtgcttcgtcggcgagggcgaCCTGGTcaacccggcgccgccgccgccgcagcagcagcaggtgcaCGAGGGCGGATTCGCCGCCGAGGAcgagagcgacggcgacgacgacgacgacgacgacgacgacgtggacgaCATCGAGGAGCTGGAGCGCCGCATGTGGCGCGACCGCGTCCGGCACAAGCGGCTCAAGGAGCTTCAGCAGAGCCGCGCCGGGAGGGAGAGCCGGgcgggcgacgccggcggcggaggcaggcagcagcggcagTCGCAGGAGCAGGCGCGGCGGAAGAAGATGTCGCGGGCGCAGGACGGGATCCTCAAGTACATGCTCAAGATGATGGAGGTGTGCAACGCGCAGGGGTTCGTGTACGGCATCATCCCGGAGAAGGGGAAGCCGGTGAGCGGCGCCTCCGACAACCTCCGCTCATGGTGGAAGGAGAAGGTCCGCTTCGACCGCAATGGCCCGGCCGCCATCGCCAAGTACCAGGCCGACAACGCCGTGCCGGggtgcgacggcgacgccggcggcgccgcgccggcggggCCGCACTCCCTGCACGAGCTGCAGGACACCACGCTGGGATCGCTGCTCTCGGCGCTCATGCAGCACTGCGACCCGCCGCAGCGCCGCTTCCCGCTGGAGAAGggcgtgccgccgccgtggtggccggAGGGGAGCGAGGCGTGGTGGCCCGAGGCCGGCGTGCCCAAGGAGCTCGGCCCGCCGCCGTACAAGAAGCCGCACGACCTCAAGAAGGCGTGGAAGGTCGCCGTGCTCACCGCCGTCATCAAGCACATGTCCCCCGACGTCGACAAGGTCCGCCGCCTCGTGCGTCAGTCCAAGTGCCTCCAGGACAAGATGACCGCCAAGGAGATCGTCACCTGGCTCGCCGTCCTCAAGCAGGAGGAGGACCTCTATCTCAAGCTCCATCCCGGCGCCCTCCccccgccgctctccgccgcgtCCTTCAACGCCAGCGTCTCCGGCGAGTACGACGTCGAAggagtcgacggcgacgaggccgggaACAACAACCTGCAGAAGGCGCAGAACGACGCGACCGCGTTCATGGACCTCACCACCACCATGGATGCTGCTCTGAGCAACAACAAGTTCCTGATCATGCCGCTGATGAAGGAAGAGGCCATCGACGTCGACTTCATCCAGAAGAGGAGCGAGCCGGAGCTGATGCTGAGCAGCGACAGCCATGCCCGCGTCTACACCTGCGGCAACGTGCAGTGCCCGCACAGCAACTACGCGCTCGGCTTCCTCGACCGCAACGAACGCAACGCCCATCAGTACGCCTGCAAgcacaacgccgccgccgccgccgccgagagcaagccgccgccgccgcacatcTTCGAGCCACTCGGCAGCTTCGACTTCGACCTCCCCGTCGACGGCCAGAGATGCCTCGCCGGGCTGATGACCATGTACGAcaacgacgtcgccgccgccacgcagatgcaccaccaccaccatcagcagcagcaggctaATTTCTTCATCCGCGACGACGCGCCGTTCGGAGGCGAcgtcgccgccacggcggcggcggcgccggagttcAGGTTCAGTTCAAATTTCAACGTGACAGGAGGGGGCGCCGTGGACTACGGCGGCGCCATGCAGCAACCGCCGGCGAAGTACGCCGGATCCAACTGGTTCTACTGA
- the LOC4344329 gene encoding probable lysophospholipase BODYGUARD 4, producing MLAFAVIVSPSAWPRAVSSAFAAAVFAFLDVVDVLLCFVYGFLDAVFEDSPVSCYCHGSHSAAALDDDDEVSDTLYHRRSALRDALMGLVRGRSGGSPETETERRKGRSPRWSDCGCDSCRAWQRHDDGRLHFVANQPPPPPNDGAVTTTQQSGEEDAIFIHGFTSSSSFWATVFRESSILNNCRMLAVDLLGFGKSPKPANCMYRLKDHVEMIERSLIDPLNLSSFHLVSHSMGCIIALALAAKHPERVRSITLIAPPYFGACEEKASQVALKRLAEKKLWPPLQFGSAVMSWYEHIGRTVCFLVCKNHLLWERLFRLITGKRDVDFLLGDLTKHTHHSAWHTMHNVICGGAMLQDRNLEAVEAAGVPVQVIHGGDDQVVPAECGRHLKAKLPGAELRLMEGCDHKTVVFGRERGFAEELRAFWSASHQNKQLAASASGWAG from the exons ATGCTCGCGTTCGCGGTCATCGTCTCGCCTTCCGCGTGGCCGAGAGCCGTCTCCTCAGCTTTCGCGGCGGCCGTCTTCGCGTTCCTGGACGTCGTCGACGTGCTCCTCTGCTTCGTGTACggcttcctcgacgccgtcttCGAGGACAGCCCGGTCAGCTGCTACTGCCACGGGAGCCacagcgcggcggcgctggacgacgacgacgaggtctcCGACACATTGTACCACCGGCGGAGCGCTCTCCGAGACGCGCTGATGGGGCTCGTCAGAGGCAGGagcggcggctcgccggagacggagacggagcGGCGCAAGGGGCGGAGCCCGAGGTGGTCGGACTGCGGCTGCGATTCGTGCCGCGCATGGCAGCgccacgacgacggccggctgcACTTCGTCGCCaaccaaccgccgccgccgccaaacg ATGGAGCAGTGACAACGACGCAGCAGAGTGGAGAAGAAGACGCCATCTTCATCCACGGCTTCACCTCGTCATCGTCGTTCTGGGCAACAGTGTTCCGCGAATCATCCATCCTCAACAACTGCAGAATGTTGGCGGTCGATCTCCTCGGCTTCGGCAAGTCTCCCAAGCCGGCAAACTGCATGTACAGACTGAAAGATCACGTCGAGATGATCGAGCGGAGCCTCATCGATCCACTCAACCTGAGCTCCTTCCATCTTGTCAGCCACTCCATGGGCTGCATCATCGCCCTCGCATTGGCTGCCAAGCACCCAGAACGAGTCAGATCAATCACACTGATTGCACCG CCGTACTTCGGAGCATGCGAAGAGAAGGCGAGCCAAGTGGCACTGAAGAGACTGGCGGAGAAGAAGCTGTGGCCGCCATTGCAGTTCGGATCCGCAGTGATGTCATGGTACGAGCACATTGGGAGGACTGTCTGCTTCTTGGTCTGCAAAAATCACCTGCTCTGGGAGCGCCTCTTCAGGCTCATCACAGGAAAGAG GGATGTGGACTTTCTGCTGGGTGATCTGACGAAGCACACGCACCACTCGGCGTGGCACACGATGCACAACGTCATCTGCGGTGGGGCCATGCTGCAGGACAGGAACCTGGAGgccgtcgaggcggccggcgtccCGGTGCAGGTgatccacggcggcgacgatcaGGTGGTTCCGGCGGAGTGCGGCCGCCACCTCAAGGCCAAGCTTCCCGGCGCCGAGCTCCGACTCATGGAAGGCTGCGACCACAAGACGGTGGTTTTCGGCAGGGAGAGGGGATTTGCTGAGGAGCTCAGAGCATTCTGGTCCGCGTCTCATCAGAATAAGCAGCTAGCAGCATCTGCATCAGGGTGGGCAGGTTAA
- the LOC4344332 gene encoding short-chain dehydrogenase/reductase 2b isoform X2, with product MQSSSTRHRLEAVNHDHETIPERLAVVTGGNRGIGLEVCRQLALQGVTVILTARDEKRGKDAVESLCHESNLSNIIFHQLDILDGNSRASLARYINSRFGKLDILVNNAGVGGVAVDQDGLRALNIDPRVWLSGKAVNLIQSVIVQTYDEAVKCLNTNYYGLKWITEALLPLLKQSPSGARIVNTTSLRSELKRIPNEKLRDELRNIDIWDEARIEAMLNEFLLDLKNERLEEAGWPTMLPAYSMSKTVVNLYTRILAKRHPEMRINCVHPGFVNTEINWNTGIIPPEEGARGAVKAALLPQDGPTGCYFDQTELGEAW from the exons ATGCAGTCGTCCTCAACGCGGCACAG GCTTGAGGCAGTGAATCATGACCATGAAACAATACCTGAAAG GCTTGCAGTAGTCACTGGTGGAAACAGAGGGATTGGCCTAGAAGTGTGCCGCCAGCTTGCCCTCCAAGGTGTGACAGTCATTCTGACAGCAAGAGACGAGAAAAGGGGGAAAGATGCTGTTGAGTCCCTTTGCCATGAATCTAACCTCTCCAACATAATCTTCCATCAACTTGATATCCTAGATGGTAACAGTCGTGCCTCATTGGCCCGATACATCAACAGTAGATTTGGAAAGCTTGACATCTTG GTGAACAATGCAGGTGTTGGAGGGGTTGCAGTAGACCAGGATGGCCTGAGAGCTCTCAACATTGATCCCAGGGTTTGG CTATCCGGCAAAGCAGTCAATCTGATCCAATCAGTAATTGTACAAACATACGACGAGGCAGTAAAATGCCTCAACACCAACTATTATGGATTGAAATGGATAACAGAAGCTCTCCTGCCGCTACTGAAACAATCGCCGTCAGGAGCAAGAATTGTTAACACCACCTCTCTTCGGTCAGAGTTGAAG AGAATTCCCAATGAGAAGCTCCGCGACGAGCTGCGCAACATCGACATCTGGGACGAAGCACGGATAGAAGCGATGCTGAACGAGTTCTTGCTTGACCTGAAGAACGAACGGCTTGAGGAGGCAGGATGGCCAACAATGCTGCCGGCTTACAGCATGTCCAAGACCGTCGTCAACCTCTACACCAGGATCCTGGCCAAGAGGCACCCGGAGATGCGCATCAACTGCGTTCACCCTGGATTTGTCAACACGGAGATCAACTGGAATACAGGGATCATCCCTCCTGAAGAAGGCGCGAGAGGTGCGGTCAAGGCAGCTCTGCTCCCTCAGGATGGACCAACCGGTTGCTACTTTGATCAAACAGAGTTGGGTGAAGCTTGGTAG
- the LOC4344333 gene encoding subtilisin-like protease, with amino-acid sequence MQAMASLLPILLLTAFLSSKPALCYINPGATPPQKIGTKSSGGRATYIVFVEPPPPLGHGDGEDDHCRWHESFLPLSELAGSDDEPRLVHSYTEAVSGFAARLTGGELDAVSKKPGFVRAIPDRTLQLMTTHTPEFLGLRKDAGLWRDSGYGKGVIVGVLDTGIDSSHPSFDDRGVPPPPARWKGSCRDTAARCNNKLIGVKSFIPGDNDTSDGVGHGTHTASTAAGNFVDGAAVNGLGVGTVAGIAPGAHIAMYRVCTVEGCTESALLGGIDEAIKDGVDVLSISLGSSFAADYDKDPLAIGAFSAVSKGIVVVCAAGNNGPAFATLSNEAPWMVTVAASSVDRRFSAPTRLGDGRVIDGEALDQASNSSGKAYPLSYSKEQAGLCEIADTGDIKGKIVLCKLEGSPPTVVDNIKRGGAAGVVLINTDLLGYTTILRDYGSDVVQVTVADGARMIEYAGSRNPVATITFKNRTVLGVRPAPTLAAFSSRGPSFLNVGILKPDIMAPGLNILAAWPSSVARTDAAAAPPSFNVISGTSMATPHVSGVAALVKSVHPDWSPAAIKSAILTTSDEVDNTGGPILDEQHNKTMLFGPFNTGAGHVNPTRAADPGLVYDIGVAEYAGFLCTLVGEYVLPIIVRNSSLQSCRDLPRVGQSHLNYPSITVELEKTPFTVNRTVTNVGPAESTYTANVTLAAETSLKLSVSPETLVFSKAGEKKTFAVTVSGRFTKAAQAVAVLEGSLRWVSPEHVVRSPVVLYIPVASAPPSPPMPAVGTRRGDNWA; translated from the coding sequence ATGCAGGCTATGGCGTCCTTACTCCCAATTCTGTTGCTCACCGCCTTCCTATCGTCTAAACCTGCACTCTGCTACATCAATCCAGGTGCAACGCCGCCACAGAAAATTGGCACGAAATCTTCAGGTGGCCGTGCAACCTACATCGTGttcgtcgagccgccgccgccgcttggccacggcgatggcgaggaCGACCACTGCCGGTGGCATGAATCTTTCCTGCCACTGAGTGAGCTCGCCGGCTCCGACGACGAGCCACGCCTCGTCCACTCGTACACCGAGGCGGTCAGCGGCTTCGCCGCgaggctcaccggcggcgagctcgacgcGGTGTCCAAGAAGCCGGGGTTCGTGCGCGCGATCCCGGACAGGACGCTGCAGCTGATGACCACGCACACGCCGGAGTTCCTCGGGCTGAGGAAGGACGCCGGATTGTGGAGGGACTCCGGGTACGGGAAGGGCGTCATCGTCGGCGTCCTCGACACCGGCATCGACTCCTCGCACCCTTCCTTCGACGACCgcggcgtgccgccgccgccggcgaggtggaaGGGCTCCTGCAGGGACACCGCCGCCCGGTGCAACAACAAGCTCATCGGCGTCAAGTCGTTCATTCCCGGCGACAATGACACCAGCGACGGGGTGGGGCACGGGACACACACCGCGTCGACGGCCGCCGGGAACTtcgtcgacggcgccgcggTGAACGGGCTCGGCGTGGGCACGGTCGCCGGAATCGCGCCTGGCGCGCACATCGCCATGTACAGGGTGTGCACCGTGGAAGGGTGCACCGAGTCGGCCTTGCTGGGTGGAATCGACGAGGCCATCAAGGATGGCGTCGACGTGCTCTCCATCTCCCTCGGTAGCAGCTTTGCTGCGGACTATGACAAGGACCCCCTCGCCATCGGCGCGTTCAGCGCGGTGTCCAAGGGTATCGTCGTGGTGTGCGCCGCCGGCAACAATGGCCCGGCGTTCGCGACGCTTAGCAACGAAGCGCCGTGGATGGTCACGGTCGCCGCCAGCTCAGTCGACCGGCGGTTCTCGGCCCCCacgcggctcggcgacggcagGGTCATCGACGGCGAGGCGCTTGATCAGGCGAGCAACTCGAGCGGCAAGGCGTACCCTCTGTCCTACTCCAAGGAGCAGGCTGGTCTCTGCGAGATCGCGGACACGGGCGACATCAAGGGCAAGATCGTGCTGTGCAAGCTGGAGGGGAGCCCTCCGACGGTCGTCGACAACATaaagcgcggcggcgccgccggcgtggtGCTGATCAACACCGACCTCTTGGGCTACACCACCATCCTCCGGGATTACGGCTCCGACGTGGTGCAGGTGACCGTTGCCGACGGAGCCAGGATGATAGAGTACGCGGGGTCGAGAAATCCGGTGGCGACCATCACGTTCAAGAACAGGACAGTGCTAGGTGTTCGTCCAGCTCCCACCCTCGCGGCGTTCTCGTCGCGGGGACCGAGCTTCCTCAACGTCGGCATCCTCAAGCCGGACATCATGGCACCAGGTCTCAACATCCTCGCCGCGTGGCCCTCGTCGGTTGCTCGcaccgatgccgccgccgcgccgccgtctttcAACGTCATATCCGGCACGTCCATGGCGACGCCGCATGTGAGTGGCGTGGCGGCGCTTGTCAAGAGCGTCCACCCCGACTGGTCGCCGGCCGCCATCAAGTCCGCCATCTTGACGACATCCGACGAGGTCGACAACACCGGCGGCCCGATCTTGGACGAGCAGCACAACAAGACCATGTTGTTCGGGCCCTTCAACACCGGCGCCGGCCACGTGAACCCGACGAGAGCCGCCGACCCGGGCCTCGTCTACGACATCGGAGTCGCCGAATACGCCGGCTTCCTCTGCACGCTCGTCGGCGAGTATGTCCTGCCGATCATCGTGCGCAACTCCAGCCTGCAGAGCTGCAGGGATCTCCCCCGGGTGGGGCAGTCGCACCTCAACTACCCGTCGATCACGGTGGAGCTGGAGAAGACGCCGTTCACGGTGAACCGGACGGTGACCAACGTCGGGCCGGCGGAGTCGACGTACACGGCGAACGTGACGCTGGCCGCGGAGACGTCGCTGAAGCTGAGCGTGTCGCCGGAGACGCTGGTGTTCTCCAAGGCCGGGGAGAAGAAGACGTTCGCCGTGACGGTGAGCGGGAGGTTCACGAAGGCGgcgcaggcggtggcggtgctggAAGGGAGCCTGAGATGGGTGTCGCCGGAGCACGTCGTCCGGAGTCCGGTGGTGCTCTACATCCCCGTCGCTtccgcaccgccgtcgccgccgatgccgGCGGTTGGGACTCGGCGCGGAGACAACTGGGCCTGA
- the LOC4344332 gene encoding short-chain dehydrogenase/reductase 2b isoform X1: MAAAAAAASYSSTSWRVRPGLTPFRSPLQPHPQGRLQRIAIFATRIRIATPSAAMQSSSTRHRLEAVNHDHETIPERLAVVTGGNRGIGLEVCRQLALQGVTVILTARDEKRGKDAVESLCHESNLSNIIFHQLDILDGNSRASLARYINSRFGKLDILVNNAGVGGVAVDQDGLRALNIDPRVWLSGKAVNLIQSVIVQTYDEAVKCLNTNYYGLKWITEALLPLLKQSPSGARIVNTTSLRSELKRIPNEKLRDELRNIDIWDEARIEAMLNEFLLDLKNERLEEAGWPTMLPAYSMSKTVVNLYTRILAKRHPEMRINCVHPGFVNTEINWNTGIIPPEEGARGAVKAALLPQDGPTGCYFDQTELGEAW, translated from the exons atggccgccgccgccgccgccgcgagctacTCATCTACTTCTTGGAGAGTCCGACCCGGCCTAACCCCATTTCGCTCCCCTCTCCAGCCACACCCGCAGGGACGACTCCAGCGGATAGCCATCTTCGCCACCCGCATCCGCATCGCAACACCCTCGGCGGCGATGCAGTCGTCCTCAACGCGGCACAG GCTTGAGGCAGTGAATCATGACCATGAAACAATACCTGAAAG GCTTGCAGTAGTCACTGGTGGAAACAGAGGGATTGGCCTAGAAGTGTGCCGCCAGCTTGCCCTCCAAGGTGTGACAGTCATTCTGACAGCAAGAGACGAGAAAAGGGGGAAAGATGCTGTTGAGTCCCTTTGCCATGAATCTAACCTCTCCAACATAATCTTCCATCAACTTGATATCCTAGATGGTAACAGTCGTGCCTCATTGGCCCGATACATCAACAGTAGATTTGGAAAGCTTGACATCTTG GTGAACAATGCAGGTGTTGGAGGGGTTGCAGTAGACCAGGATGGCCTGAGAGCTCTCAACATTGATCCCAGGGTTTGG CTATCCGGCAAAGCAGTCAATCTGATCCAATCAGTAATTGTACAAACATACGACGAGGCAGTAAAATGCCTCAACACCAACTATTATGGATTGAAATGGATAACAGAAGCTCTCCTGCCGCTACTGAAACAATCGCCGTCAGGAGCAAGAATTGTTAACACCACCTCTCTTCGGTCAGAGTTGAAG AGAATTCCCAATGAGAAGCTCCGCGACGAGCTGCGCAACATCGACATCTGGGACGAAGCACGGATAGAAGCGATGCTGAACGAGTTCTTGCTTGACCTGAAGAACGAACGGCTTGAGGAGGCAGGATGGCCAACAATGCTGCCGGCTTACAGCATGTCCAAGACCGTCGTCAACCTCTACACCAGGATCCTGGCCAAGAGGCACCCGGAGATGCGCATCAACTGCGTTCACCCTGGATTTGTCAACACGGAGATCAACTGGAATACAGGGATCATCCCTCCTGAAGAAGGCGCGAGAGGTGCGGTCAAGGCAGCTCTGCTCCCTCAGGATGGACCAACCGGTTGCTACTTTGATCAAACAGAGTTGGGTGAAGCTTGGTAG